From the genome of Streptomyces ficellus:
GGCATCGCGCCGGAGGGGTAAGCGCGGCCTTGTGAGCGTCCGCGGGCACCCTTCAGACCTCTGCCACAAAGAGCTCTTGCGGTGTTCAAGGAGGACGTCCATGCCGAGCATCAACGAGCAGCCCATCCCCGCTGCCCGCCCGGTCATCGGTGAAGAAGAGATCGAGGCCGCCGTGCGCGTACTGCGCACCGGCCGCGTCGTACAGGGCCCGGAAGTGGCCGCCTTCGAGGAGGGATTCTCGGAGCTGGTCGACGGGCGCCACTGCGTCGCCGTCAACTCCGGTACGTCGGCGCTGCACCTCCTTCTGATGGCGCTGGACATCGGCCCGGGTGACGAGGTGATCGTCCCGTCCTTCTCGTTCGCCGCGTCGGCGAACGCGGTCCGCCTCGTCGGCGCCGACGTCGTCTTCGTCGACATCGAGGCCGACAGCTTCAACATCGACCCGGCCGCGGTCGAGGCCGCGATCACCCCGCGCACCGCCGCGATCATGCCGGTCCACATCTACGGCAACCCGGCCGCCATGGACAAGATCATGGCCATCGCGGAGAAGCACAAGCTCGCGGTCGTCGAGGACGCCTGCCAGGCGCACGCCGCGGCCCTGAACGGCACCCCGGTCGGCGCGTTCGGCTCCGGCGGCACGTTCAGCTTCTACCCGACGAAGAACATGCACAGCCTCGAGGGCGGCATGATCTCCACGGCCGACGCCGAGACCGCCCGCACCCTGCGCCTGCTGCGCAACCAGGGCATGGAGCAGCGGTACGCCAACGAGATCGTCGGCGCCAACATGCGCATGACCGACGTCGCCGCCGCCGTCGGCCGCGTCCAGCTCTCCAAGCTGCACGGCTGGACCGAGACGCGCATCGCGAACGCCGCGTACCTCACCGAGCACATCACCGCGCCGGGCATCGTGACCCCGGTCGTCGCCGAGGGCGCGCGCCACATCTACCACCAGTACACGATCCGGGTTCAGGGCGGTGACCGCGACGCCGCGATGGCGAAGCTCACCGAGGCGGGCATCGGCAACGCCGTCTACTACCCGACCCCGATCCACCGCCTGAAGCCGTACTGGGAGCCGGACCAGAAGGCCGGCCGCACCTGGGACCTGCCCGAGACGGAGAAGGCCGCCGCCGAGGTCGTCTCGCTGCCCGTCCACCCCTCGCTGACCCAGAACGACCTTGAGCGCATCGTCACCGCCGTGAACGCGCTGGGAGAGAACCTGTGACTGCTGCTGGACTGCGGGCCGGGCTGATCGGCCTCGGCTCGATGGGACGCCACCACGCCCGCGTACTGGCCGGGCTGGACGGCGTGACGCTCGTCGGCGTCGTCGACCCGATGGGCGACAAGAACGGCTGGGCCCAGGGCGCACCCGTCCTCGCCACCGTCGAGGAACTGATCGCGCTCGGCATCGACTACGCCGTCGTCGCCTGCCCGACCGCGCTGCACGAGGAAGTCGGCCTCAAGCTGGCCGACGCCGGTGTCCACGCGCTGATCGAGAAGCCGGTCGCCGACACCGTCGAGGGCGCCCGCCGCCTGGTCGAGGCGTTCGAGTCGCGGAGCCTGGTGGCCGGCGTGGGCCACATCGAGCGCTGCAACCCGGCGCTGCGCAGCCTCCGCTCCCGCCTGGAGGCCGGTGAGCTGGGCGACGTCTACCAGGTCGTCACCCGCCGCCAGGGCCCCTTCCCGCACCGCATCGCGGACGTCGGCGTGGTCAAGGACCTCGCCACCCACGACATCGACCTGACCGGCTGGGTCACCGGCCAGCAGTACACGTCGATCGCCGCGCACACGGTGTCCAAGTCGGGCCGCCCGCACGAGGACATGGTCTCCGCCGTCGGCCAGCTCTCCGACGGCACGATGGTCAACCACCTCGTCAACTGGCTGAGCCCGCTGAAGGAACGCTTCACGTCGGTCACCGGCGAGAAGGGCTGCTTCATCGCCGACACCCTCACCGCCGACCTCACGTTCTACTCCAACGCCGCCGTCGCCACCGAGTGGGAGGCCCTGCGCGCCTTCCGCGGCGTCTCCGAGGGCGACATGATCCGCTACGCCATCCCGAAGCGCGAGCCGCTCCTCGTCGAGCACGAGCTGTTCCGGGACGCGGTCCTCGGCAAGGGCGACGACATCTGCACGCTGCGCCAGGGTCTGCGTACGGTGGAGGTGGCCGCGGCCGTCATCGACTCCGCCGACCGCGGTGTCACCGTGCGGCTCACCCCGGAGGACGTGGCCAGTTGACCACACCCGATGTCACCGTCGTGGTAGCCGTGTACAACACGATGCCGTACCTCACCGAGTGCCTGAACTCGCTGGTGGGGCAGAGCATCGGGCTGGACCGGCTCGAGGTCGTGGCCGTCGACGACGGCTCGACCGACGACAGTGGCCGGGAACTGGACCGCTTCGCGGAGAAGTACCCGGACACAGTCAAGGTGATCCATCAGGCCAACTCCGGCGGCCCGGCCGCGCCCAGCAACCGGGCCCTGGAGCTGGCCACCGGTCGTTACGTCTACTTCATCGGCTCCGACGACTACCTGGGCAGCCAAGCCCTGGAGCGCATGGTGGCCTGTGCCGACGAGCACGGCTCCGACGTCGTCGTCGGCAAGATGGTGGGCACCAACGGCCGTTACGTCCATCAGGCGCTCTACAAGAAGAGCGACCCGGACGTCTCGCTGTACGAGTCGGCGCTGCCGTTCACGCTGGCCAACACCAAGCTCTTCCGCCGCGAGCTGGTGGAGAAGCACAAGCTGCGCTTCCCCGAGGACCTGCCGGTCGGCTCCGACCAGCCGTTCACCCTGGAGGCGTGCGTACGGGCCGCGAAGATCTCGGTCCTCGCGGACTACACGTACTACTACGCCGTCAAGCGCGGTGACGCCAGCAACATCACCTACCGGGCGAACCACCTGTCCCGGCTGCGCTGCACCGAGCGGATCATGCACTTCGCGGCCTCGCTGATCGAGGCCGGCCCGCGGCGTGACGCGGTCCTCAAGCGCCACTTCACCTGGGAACTCGCCAAGCTCGTCCAGGACGACTTCCCGGCGCTGGACGCGGTGACGCGGACCGAGGTGTGCGCGGGCATCGCGCAGCTGGCCGACGCGTACTTCACCGACGAGCTGCGCGACGCGATGGACGTCAAGCGGCGGCTGCGGATCTGCCTCGCCCAGCGGGGTTCCGTCGACGCCCTCGTACGGGCCATCGAGGACGAGGCCGAGCACGGCTCGCCGCCGCTGCTGCTGGAGGACGGGCGGGCGTTCGTCCGGTACCCCGGCTTCCGCGACCCGTCCGCCGGGCTGCCCGACCGGGCGTACGAGGTGATCGGCGAGGCCGTCCCGGCACGGCTGGCCGAGGGCACGGCGCTCGTGTCCGCCGAGTGGGACCAGAACGGCGACGACATGGCCGTGTCGCTGACGGTCCGCCTCGGGCTGACCGGCGACACCGGCTCCGCCGTGGTGAGGCTCGCCACCAAGGCCATGCCCAAGAGCGCCGACAAGCCCGGCGCCCGAAGGCTCCCCGTGGGCCACGAACTCCCCGCCTCGGTGGGGGAGTTCACCCGCGAACCGACCGAGGACGGCGAGGGCACCCTGCTCACCGCGCGCATCCCGGTCCCACCGAAGAGCGCCAAGCTCGGTGTGCGCGTGTACGCCGAGGTGGCAGGCTCGGTCTACGAGGTACCCGTGCCGGTCCGCGGCCGGCCGCTGCCCCTGGCCCGGCGCTGGCGGGAGAGGATCCCGTACCGGATCTCCGCCAACGCCAACCCCAAGGGCCGGCTGGTGATCACCACGGCCCCGCTCTGGGAGCCCGCGCTCGGCGCGGGCAGGCGACTGCGTCAACTGATGTCCCGTGTGAAGAGGAAACTGACCCGATGAATATCTGTGTAGTCGCGCTCGGCAAGATCGGCCTGCCGCTCGCCGTGCAGTTCGCCGCCAAGGGCCACAAGGTCATCGGCGCCGACGTCAACGAGAAGGTCGTCGAGCTGGTCAACGCCGGCACCGAGCCCTTCCCCGGCGAGCACGACCTCGACCGGCTGCTGAAGCAGACCGTCGACGCCGGTCTGCTGTCCGCGACCACCGACACCGCGGCCGCCGTCGCGCAGTCCGAGGCCGTCGTGGTCGTCGTCCCGCTGTTCGTGGACGCCGAGGGCACCCCCGACTTCGGCTGGATGGACGCCGCCACCAAGGCCATCGCCAAGGGCCTCAAGCCGGGCACCCTCGTCTCCTACGAGACCACCCTCCCCGTCGGCACCACCCGCACCCGCTGGGCGCCGATGCTGGAGGAGGGCTCCGGCCTCACCGCCGGCACCGACTTCCACCTGGTGTTCTCCCCGGAGCGGGTCCTCACCGGCCGCGTCTTCGCCGACCTGCGCCGCTACCCCAAGCTCGTCGGCGGCATCGACGAGGCGTCGGCGAAGCACGGCGTCGAGTTCTACGAGCAGGTCCTCGACTTCGACGAGCGCGACGACCTGCCCCGCGCCAACGGCGTGTGGGACCTGGGCACCGCCGAGGCCTCCGAGCTCGCCAAGCTCGCCGAGACCACCTACCGCGACGTCAACATCGGCCTGGCCAACCAGTTCGCCCGGTTCGCCGACCAGCAGAACATCGACGTCCTCAAGGTCATCGAGGCCTGCAACTCCCAGCCCTACAGCCACATCCACCAGCCCGGCATCGCCGTCGGCGGCCACTGCATCCCGATCTACCCGCGGATGTACCTGTGGAACGACCCGGAGGCGACCGTCGTGCGCTCGGCCCGCGAGGCCAACGCCGCGATGCCCGAGTACGCCGTCGACCTGCTGGCCGCCGCCTACGGCGACCTCAAGGACGTGAACGTGCTCGTGCTGGGCGCCGCCTACCGCGGTGGCGTCAAGGAGACCGCGTTCTCCGGCGTCTTCGGCACCGTCGAGGCCCTCAAGGCCCGTGGCGCCGTCCCGTACGTCTCCGACCCGATGTACACCGCCGAGGAGCTCGCCGCGCACGGCCTCACCCCCCACCAGGGCGAGAAGGTCACCGCCGCGGTCCTCCAGGCCGACCACGCCGAGTACAAGGAGCTGGCCGCCTCCGACCTGCCGGACGTCACCGTCCTGGTCGACGGTCGCCGCACCACCGACCCGGCCCGCTGGGAGGGTGTCCGCCGCGTCGTCATCGGCGGCTGAGACTCCCCGTACCACCGCACGACCGTACGACCCGACCGTGGCCCTGCCCCGCACATCCCGCGGGGCGGGGCCGACGCGCAGAAGGTTTCCCCATGACCTGGTTGATTACTGGCGGCGCCGGTTTCATCGGCTCCCACGTGGTGAAGGCGATGGCCGAGGGCGGCGAGCGGATCGTCGTCCTCGACGATCTGAGCACGGGCCGCGCCGAGCGGCTCCCCGACGGCGTACCGCTGGAGGTCGGCACCGTCCTCGACCGTGACGTCGTCGACCGTGTCCTCGCCGAGCACGCCGTCACCGGCATCGTGCACATCGCGGGCAAGAAGCAGGTCGCCGAGTCGGTCGCCAAGCCCCTGCACTACTACCGCGAGAACGTCGAGGGCCTCCGCACCCTCCTGGAGGCCGCCGCCGACGCCGGGGTGGCCCGGTTCCTGTTCTCCTCCTCCGCCGCCGTGTACGGCATGCCCGACGTGGACCTGGTCACCGAGGCCACGCCGTGCGCGCCCATCAACCCGTACGGCGAGACCAAGCTGGCCGGCGAGTGGCTGGTGACGGCGACCGGCCGGACGCACGGCATGGCGACCGCCTCGCTGCGGTACTTCAACGTGGCCGGCGCGGCCACGCCCGAACTGGGCGACGACGGCGTCTTCAACCTCGTGCCGATGGTCTTCGAGCGGCTCACCGCCGGCGAGCAGCCCCTGGTGTTCGGCGACGACTACCCGACGCCCGACGGCACGTGCATCCGCGACTACATCCACGTCGAGGACATCGCCTCCGCGCACGTCGCCGCCGCCCGCCGGCTCGCCGCCGACCCCACGGCCTCGCTGGTCCTGAACATCGGGCGCGGCGAGGGCGTCTCCGTCACGGAGATGGTCGGCCTCATCCAGGACGTCACCGGCCGCACCGACATCAAGCCGCACGTCACCGACCGCCGCCCCGGCGACCCCGCCCGGGTGGTGGCCTCCGCCGACCGCATCCGCGAAGAGCTGGGCTGGAGCGCCCGGCACGGGGTGCGCGAGATGGTCGAGTCCGCCTGGGCGGGCTGGCGACTGCGCCACCCGTAGGCACGACGGACACGGCGAAGGGCCCCGGGATCGCTCCCGGGGCCCTTCGCCGTACCCGCGCTCCGGCCTACTCCTCGCCGAGGAACAGCCTGTCGAACGCCTTGCTCACGATCGGCCAGTCCCACGTCGACAGCGCGTACTCGGACGCCAGCTTCCCGGCGTTCTGCCACGCCTCCTCGGTCGCCGTCGTCTCCAGGATCCGCTGCGCGGCCTCCTCCGTGGAGCCGACGACCCAGCCCTCCGGGTACAGCGTGCGGGCGCTGTTCGGCTTGCCCGCGTAGAACGGCCAGTCACGGGCGACCGGGACGGCGGCGCTCGCCGCGCCCTCCATCAGGCCCACGTGGCAGCCCTCGCGCACCGAAGAGGAGAGGATCACGCCGATCTCGGCGAGCGCCGACGGCACGTCGTCCGTCGGGCCGAGCTTCAGCACCACGCCCTCCTCGATGAGCGGGGCGATCTCCTTGTCGAACTGGCGCCGGTAGTCGCGGGTCGCCCGGCTGGTCTTCGGGTTCATGTCGCCGCCCACCAGCAGCAGCCGGTAGCGCTCGTCCTTCTCCCGCAGCCGCCGCAGCACGTCCACGGCCCACATCGGGTCCTTGGCGACCTGGCTGATGCCCACCAGACCCAGGTTGAAGCGGGCGTCGGCCGGCTTCGGACGGGCGAAGCCCGACAGGTCCATGGCGTTGTCGATCAGGTGCGCCCGCGGCGCGGAGTCCCCGCGCAGCATCGGCACCAGCGACTCGACGAGGTCCTTCACGTGCGGGGCGACGTAGATCAGGTCGTCGATCCGCGAGAAGTCCGTCATGTGCGGCCAGCGCGTGAACGCCTCGTAGCTGTGCAGACGCACCACGATCCGGGTGTCACCCGGGTCGATCGTCGTCAGCATCGCCGCCGGGCCCACCGACCAGTCCAGGAAGACGGTGTCCGCCCAGTCCAGGTACGGCCGCATCAGCCGCTCGACTTCCTCCTGGTACGTGCTGGTGCCGCCGGCCAGACGGTCCTCCAGCACCCGGCGGCCCGCCCACGCGATCCGCTTGAGCGCCTTCTGCGCCGCCAGGTCCAGGTACCGCAGCTCCACGCCCTGGTGGTTGCCGTACCGGTCCAGGATGTGGTGCAGGAAGTTGTCGTTGGCGCTGGTGGTGACCAGCAGCCGCAGCGGACGGTCCTTCGGCGCGGGCGCCGCCGGGGTCTTCCGGCCCTGCGGGCGCTTCATCACGCCCATGACCTTGGACCGGTACAGCGGCTCGACGAAGCCCTGCGCGTCCTTGGCCAGCGGCGACGACAACTGGTCGATGTGCAGCACCCGGTGGAAGCCCAGGAACAGCGCACGGTCCAGCGCGAACGACGCCTTCTCGTGGTCGCCCGCCGCGAACTGCGCGTCCGCGTGCGCCAGCTGGGCCGCGACCGCCTTGTCGAGGTCGCGCGGGTTGAGCCCCTTGGCGAGCTCCTTCATCACGGCCTCGTCCAGCAGCTGCGCCTTGAGCCCCAGGTCGGGGATCTTCGACGCGGCGGCGGCGAGCGCCAGGGCGGCGCCACTGGTGCGGCCCGCCCACTGCATGCCCTCGGCCACGTAACGGGACGTCGCGATGCGCACCTTCGGCGGCACACCGGGCGCCGTGACGGCCGTGCGCCACATCCGGGCGCCGACCGTGGAACGCATCACCGGGCGGGCGGTGGCGTGCCGCATGACGGTGGCCGGCAGGCCGTCCACCGAGCGGCGCACGTTCTGCTTGACGACGTCCATCGGCGGCAGGACGCCCCGGCCGGCCGTGGAGCCCTTCGCCTTGACCCGGTCGACGGCCTTCAGCGCCGGTGCCAGGCCGAAGTGGGCCTCCTCGACGCGGTAGTACTGCGCCAGGCGCCACACCGTGTAGACGGCGCCCGCGTCGAGCGCCACCAGGACGTCCGCCTTGCGGGCCAGCCGGCGCAGCACGCCGTCCCGCTCCGTCTGCATCCACACCTTCATGCCGCCCGGCGCCATCCGGGCCTTGCGGCGCAGCGCGGTGCTGCGGAAGTTGAGGTTGCGGGGGAGCTGGTGCGTACCGTCCAGCTCGGTGGCGGCGAGGTCCTCGGCGACCGGCTCCAGGTGGAACGTACCGGCGAGGTACGTCTTCGCGCCCGCGGCGCGGAACTTGCGCACCGAGTCGGCGAACACACCCAGCTGGGGGCGGACGCTGGCGATGAACAGGACGTTGGTCACAGGGACGGTCCTCCGGCGACGATCTGGTTCTGGGCGAGGCCGGTCGCGTCCGCGGTGTCCGTCGCCTCCGCCTTCAGGGCGGTGTAGTCGTCGATCAGCTGCTTCACGGCGGAGGTCATCAGCGCCTCACGGGTGAACTGGTCGGCGTGCGCCATGGCTTCGGCGTGCACCTCGTCGCTGGTCTCCACCGCCATGTGCGCGGCCTTGACGAACGACTCGGTCAGCCCCTCCTCGTCGATGCCGACGGCACCCGTCCACAGCGGGTGGCCGCGCAGCACGTTGGAGGCGTCGTGCTCGACGACGTGCGCCGAGACGATCGGCAGACCGGTCGCCATGTACTCGTAGACCTTGCCGGAGGTCACGTACCGGCCGCCGATGAGGATGAGGACCATCGCGTCCCAGCGGGCGTAGATGGACGCCACCTCGGCCTTGGCGGCGGGGCCGCCGAAGCGTACGCCGTCGACCTCGGCCTGCTTGAGGACCTCGGCGTGCCGGTTGGCCTCGCGGCCCGAGCCGTTGCCGATGTGGCCGCGCACCTCGAAGGTGGCGTTGGCCAGCAGCGGCTCCTTCTCGCGGGCGGCGCGCCAGGCGTTCAGCACGGTCTCCAGGTGCGGGACCGTGAAGTTGACCGTGCCGAGGTAGCCGAATGCCAGGCCCGCCTCGGGGTTGGCGCGGTGCGCCTTGCCCGGCGAGCTGTCGGCGTCGTAGCCGTTGCGCACCACGTGGACGCGGTCGGCGAAGTCCGGGTAGCGGGTGCGGTAGTGCTCCGCGATCGGGTCGTTGACGACCCACAGGGACAGCGCGTTGTCGAGGATCTTCTGTTCCCAGACGCCCTCGGCGGAGTCGCGGGCGAACGCCTCGACGCCGTCGATGACGTCGATCGACCAGCCG
Proteins encoded in this window:
- a CDS encoding DegT/DnrJ/EryC1/StrS family aminotransferase yields the protein MPSINEQPIPAARPVIGEEEIEAAVRVLRTGRVVQGPEVAAFEEGFSELVDGRHCVAVNSGTSALHLLLMALDIGPGDEVIVPSFSFAASANAVRLVGADVVFVDIEADSFNIDPAAVEAAITPRTAAIMPVHIYGNPAAMDKIMAIAEKHKLAVVEDACQAHAAALNGTPVGAFGSGGTFSFYPTKNMHSLEGGMISTADAETARTLRLLRNQGMEQRYANEIVGANMRMTDVAAAVGRVQLSKLHGWTETRIANAAYLTEHITAPGIVTPVVAEGARHIYHQYTIRVQGGDRDAAMAKLTEAGIGNAVYYPTPIHRLKPYWEPDQKAGRTWDLPETEKAAAEVVSLPVHPSLTQNDLERIVTAVNALGENL
- a CDS encoding glycosyltransferase family 2 protein, which translates into the protein MTTPDVTVVVAVYNTMPYLTECLNSLVGQSIGLDRLEVVAVDDGSTDDSGRELDRFAEKYPDTVKVIHQANSGGPAAPSNRALELATGRYVYFIGSDDYLGSQALERMVACADEHGSDVVVGKMVGTNGRYVHQALYKKSDPDVSLYESALPFTLANTKLFRRELVEKHKLRFPEDLPVGSDQPFTLEACVRAAKISVLADYTYYYAVKRGDASNITYRANHLSRLRCTERIMHFAASLIEAGPRRDAVLKRHFTWELAKLVQDDFPALDAVTRTEVCAGIAQLADAYFTDELRDAMDVKRRLRICLAQRGSVDALVRAIEDEAEHGSPPLLLEDGRAFVRYPGFRDPSAGLPDRAYEVIGEAVPARLAEGTALVSAEWDQNGDDMAVSLTVRLGLTGDTGSAVVRLATKAMPKSADKPGARRLPVGHELPASVGEFTREPTEDGEGTLLTARIPVPPKSAKLGVRVYAEVAGSVYEVPVPVRGRPLPLARRWRERIPYRISANANPKGRLVITTAPLWEPALGAGRRLRQLMSRVKRKLTR
- a CDS encoding glycosyltransferase family 1 protein, translated to MTNVLFIASVRPQLGVFADSVRKFRAAGAKTYLAGTFHLEPVAEDLAATELDGTHQLPRNLNFRSTALRRKARMAPGGMKVWMQTERDGVLRRLARKADVLVALDAGAVYTVWRLAQYYRVEEAHFGLAPALKAVDRVKAKGSTAGRGVLPPMDVVKQNVRRSVDGLPATVMRHATARPVMRSTVGARMWRTAVTAPGVPPKVRIATSRYVAEGMQWAGRTSGAALALAAAASKIPDLGLKAQLLDEAVMKELAKGLNPRDLDKAVAAQLAHADAQFAAGDHEKASFALDRALFLGFHRVLHIDQLSSPLAKDAQGFVEPLYRSKVMGVMKRPQGRKTPAAPAPKDRPLRLLVTTSANDNFLHHILDRYGNHQGVELRYLDLAAQKALKRIAWAGRRVLEDRLAGGTSTYQEEVERLMRPYLDWADTVFLDWSVGPAAMLTTIDPGDTRIVVRLHSYEAFTRWPHMTDFSRIDDLIYVAPHVKDLVESLVPMLRGDSAPRAHLIDNAMDLSGFARPKPADARFNLGLVGISQVAKDPMWAVDVLRRLREKDERYRLLLVGGDMNPKTSRATRDYRRQFDKEIAPLIEEGVVLKLGPTDDVPSALAEIGVILSSSVREGCHVGLMEGAASAAVPVARDWPFYAGKPNSARTLYPEGWVVGSTEEAAQRILETTATEEAWQNAGKLASEYALSTWDWPIVSKAFDRLFLGEE
- a CDS encoding nucleotide sugar dehydrogenase — encoded protein: MNICVVALGKIGLPLAVQFAAKGHKVIGADVNEKVVELVNAGTEPFPGEHDLDRLLKQTVDAGLLSATTDTAAAVAQSEAVVVVVPLFVDAEGTPDFGWMDAATKAIAKGLKPGTLVSYETTLPVGTTRTRWAPMLEEGSGLTAGTDFHLVFSPERVLTGRVFADLRRYPKLVGGIDEASAKHGVEFYEQVLDFDERDDLPRANGVWDLGTAEASELAKLAETTYRDVNIGLANQFARFADQQNIDVLKVIEACNSQPYSHIHQPGIAVGGHCIPIYPRMYLWNDPEATVVRSAREANAAMPEYAVDLLAAAYGDLKDVNVLVLGAAYRGGVKETAFSGVFGTVEALKARGAVPYVSDPMYTAEELAAHGLTPHQGEKVTAAVLQADHAEYKELAASDLPDVTVLVDGRRTTDPARWEGVRRVVIGG
- a CDS encoding glycosyltransferase gives rise to the protein MIYLAIGFPPAAKSCAYRMRETANQFINEGWDVTVVTIAQESWERDSGVDLTLLEQVDPKIKIVELPLVREDLETDIRLYNEDRALNPNGWVTRLRRRQMEPFPEPNFGEWREDLERAVLRIHGEHPADLLLASCVPYVNLAAAWKLWEEAKVPYAVDFRDGWSIDVIDGVEAFARDSAEGVWEQKILDNALSLWVVNDPIAEHYRTRYPDFADRVHVVRNGYDADSSPGKAHRANPEAGLAFGYLGTVNFTVPHLETVLNAWRAAREKEPLLANATFEVRGHIGNGSGREANRHAEVLKQAEVDGVRFGGPAAKAEVASIYARWDAMVLILIGGRYVTSGKVYEYMATGLPIVSAHVVEHDASNVLRGHPLWTGAVGIDEEGLTESFVKAAHMAVETSDEVHAEAMAHADQFTREALMTSAVKQLIDDYTALKAEATDTADATGLAQNQIVAGGPSL
- a CDS encoding Gfo/Idh/MocA family protein, with translation MTAAGLRAGLIGLGSMGRHHARVLAGLDGVTLVGVVDPMGDKNGWAQGAPVLATVEELIALGIDYAVVACPTALHEEVGLKLADAGVHALIEKPVADTVEGARRLVEAFESRSLVAGVGHIERCNPALRSLRSRLEAGELGDVYQVVTRRQGPFPHRIADVGVVKDLATHDIDLTGWVTGQQYTSIAAHTVSKSGRPHEDMVSAVGQLSDGTMVNHLVNWLSPLKERFTSVTGEKGCFIADTLTADLTFYSNAAVATEWEALRAFRGVSEGDMIRYAIPKREPLLVEHELFRDAVLGKGDDICTLRQGLRTVEVAAAVIDSADRGVTVRLTPEDVAS
- the galE gene encoding UDP-glucose 4-epimerase GalE — encoded protein: MTWLITGGAGFIGSHVVKAMAEGGERIVVLDDLSTGRAERLPDGVPLEVGTVLDRDVVDRVLAEHAVTGIVHIAGKKQVAESVAKPLHYYRENVEGLRTLLEAAADAGVARFLFSSSAAVYGMPDVDLVTEATPCAPINPYGETKLAGEWLVTATGRTHGMATASLRYFNVAGAATPELGDDGVFNLVPMVFERLTAGEQPLVFGDDYPTPDGTCIRDYIHVEDIASAHVAAARRLAADPTASLVLNIGRGEGVSVTEMVGLIQDVTGRTDIKPHVTDRRPGDPARVVASADRIREELGWSARHGVREMVESAWAGWRLRHP